In Stutzerimonas stutzeri, a genomic segment contains:
- the msrQ gene encoding protein-methionine-sulfoxide reductase heme-binding subunit MsrQ: MRYPWWRLLLFLAAASVPCYWLYLGATAALGPDPGKVLVDNLGQGALVLLLCSLTMTPLQRLTHWSGWIAFRRQLGLWSFAYALLHLSAYLYFLLGLDFTGFMDELVERPYIAVGAIAWLGLSALAATSTRWSMRRLGKRWKKLHRLVYPIVLIVLLHMLWVVRADAGRWALYATVAAALLLARLPLVERELASRGKARQSE; encoded by the coding sequence ATGCGCTACCCATGGTGGCGACTGTTGTTGTTTCTAGCCGCCGCGAGCGTGCCGTGCTACTGGCTGTACCTGGGCGCTACTGCTGCGCTGGGACCCGACCCTGGCAAAGTGCTGGTGGATAACCTTGGGCAGGGCGCATTGGTTTTGCTGTTGTGCTCGCTCACTATGACCCCATTGCAGCGGTTAACCCATTGGTCAGGTTGGATTGCGTTCCGCCGCCAGTTGGGATTGTGGTCGTTCGCTTATGCACTCTTGCATCTCTCGGCCTATCTCTATTTCTTGCTAGGCCTCGATTTCACGGGCTTTATGGATGAGCTTGTCGAGCGTCCCTATATCGCAGTGGGTGCGATTGCCTGGCTGGGGTTGTCGGCGCTGGCTGCGACATCTACGCGATGGAGCATGCGCAGGCTAGGCAAGCGCTGGAAGAAACTGCATCGGCTCGTTTATCCGATTGTCCTGATCGTACTGCTGCACATGCTGTGGGTCGTGCGGGCCGACGCTGGGCGATGGGCACTTTATGCCACGGTTGCTGCTGCCTTGCTGCTAGCGCGGTTGCCATTGGTAGAAAGGGAGCTCGCTAGCCGCGGCAAGGCAAGGCAAAGCGAGTGA
- the msrP gene encoding protein-methionine-sulfoxide reductase catalytic subunit MsrP gives MFIKIPRRSDCRESEVTPESLYLNRRQMLQGAALSVAVTGFPPLAFAAGGRYEGVDAADAPTWFDDKLGDTNWEASVVEGESITPYRDATHYNNFYEFGPDKGDPAAHAPELVTEPWTIVVDGEVANPRTYSVEDLFATPRLEERIYRLRCVEAWSMVIPWLGFPLAELIRRLEPTSNAKFVRFETLSRPGQMPGMRTGFSLIDWPYVEGLRMDEATHPLALMAVGMYGRVLPNQNGAPLRLIVPWKYGFKSIKSIVRISFVREQPATTWQTMAPQEYGFYANVNPDVSHPRWSQARERRLPGSLFSPNVRPTLPFNGYAEEVSSLYAGMDLSEDY, from the coding sequence ATGTTTATCAAGATCCCTCGTCGCAGCGACTGCCGTGAATCCGAGGTAACTCCTGAATCCCTCTATCTGAATCGCCGGCAAATGCTGCAAGGCGCTGCATTGTCTGTTGCCGTTACCGGCTTTCCACCGTTGGCGTTTGCAGCAGGCGGGCGCTACGAGGGTGTCGACGCTGCCGATGCACCTACGTGGTTCGATGACAAGCTCGGCGACACGAACTGGGAGGCATCCGTTGTGGAAGGGGAGTCCATCACCCCCTATCGCGATGCTACGCACTACAACAACTTCTATGAATTCGGCCCGGACAAAGGGGACCCAGCGGCTCATGCCCCCGAGCTCGTGACCGAGCCCTGGACAATCGTGGTTGATGGTGAAGTGGCGAACCCACGGACCTACTCCGTCGAAGATCTGTTTGCGACGCCCCGGCTTGAGGAGCGTATCTATCGCTTGCGCTGCGTCGAGGCGTGGTCGATGGTCATTCCCTGGTTGGGCTTTCCTTTAGCTGAGCTGATCCGGCGACTGGAACCAACCTCAAATGCGAAGTTCGTACGCTTCGAGACTTTGTCTCGACCCGGCCAAATGCCAGGTATGCGTACTGGCTTTTCTCTGATCGACTGGCCCTATGTTGAGGGCTTGCGGATGGACGAAGCGACGCATCCACTGGCTTTGATGGCCGTCGGTATGTATGGCCGGGTGCTGCCAAACCAGAACGGTGCGCCTCTTCGCTTGATCGTCCCGTGGAAGTATGGGTTCAAAAGCATCAAGTCCATCGTGCGCATCAGCTTCGTTCGAGAACAGCCAGCAACTACCTGGCAGACCATGGCGCCTCAAGAGTACGGTTTCTACGCCAACGTCAATCCCGACGTATCCCATCCTCGGTGGTCCCAGGCGAGGGAGCGACGCCTGCCTGGCAGCCTGTTTAGCCCCAACGTCAGACCGACGCTTCCATTCAATGGTTACGCCGAGGAAGTTTCGAGCCTGTATGCCGGAATGGATTTGAGTGAGGACTATTGA
- the pssA gene encoding CDP-diacylglycerol--serine O-phosphatidyltransferase codes for MSEHPEEPNKPVEPESLLPIDEHVEEIQDSEGRKVRHRGIYLLPNLFTTANLFAGFFCIITAINGNFYVAAATVFVAMVLDSLDGRVARLTNTQSAFGAEYDSLSDMVAFGLAPAVLAYEWALSGLGNVGLTVAFIYVACAALRLARFNTQIGKVDKRWFIGLASPAAAGVVAGSVWAVWALDEPGIRGVDLPIAVVMLFALLVAVAGLLMVSNIKYYSFKDLDLKGRVPFVAILVVVLVFAVVFSDPPRILLLIFLAYAVSGPVQFLMRRRKRAES; via the coding sequence ATGAGTGAGCATCCTGAAGAGCCGAACAAGCCAGTCGAGCCGGAGAGCTTGCTGCCGATTGATGAGCATGTCGAAGAAATCCAGGATTCCGAAGGGCGCAAAGTGCGCCATCGCGGCATCTATTTGCTCCCAAACCTGTTCACCACTGCCAATTTGTTCGCCGGCTTTTTTTGCATCATTACGGCGATCAACGGTAATTTTTACGTCGCCGCCGCCACGGTGTTCGTGGCGATGGTGCTGGACAGCCTAGATGGCCGGGTTGCGCGCCTGACCAATACCCAGAGTGCTTTCGGTGCCGAGTACGACTCGCTGTCCGACATGGTCGCCTTCGGTCTGGCGCCTGCGGTGCTAGCCTACGAGTGGGCGTTATCGGGGCTGGGCAACGTAGGTCTCACCGTCGCGTTCATTTACGTGGCCTGCGCCGCGCTGCGTCTTGCGCGCTTCAATACGCAGATCGGTAAAGTCGACAAGCGCTGGTTTATCGGTCTAGCCAGCCCGGCGGCCGCCGGTGTGGTCGCCGGCTCGGTGTGGGCGGTGTGGGCGTTAGACGAGCCCGGCATCCGCGGGGTGGATTTGCCAATCGCCGTGGTAATGCTGTTTGCGTTGCTGGTCGCGGTGGCCGGCTTGCTGATGGTCAGTAATATCAAGTACTACAGCTTCAAGGATCTCGATCTCAAAGGCCGGGTGCCCTTCGTAGCGATCTTGGTAGTGGTGCTGGTCTTCGCGGTCGTGTTCAGCGATCCGCCGCGCATTCTGTTGTTGATCTTCCTTGCGTATGCCGTGTCCGGGCCAGTGCAGTTTTTGATGCGTCGCCGCAAGCGCGCCGAAAGTTGA
- the ilvC gene encoding ketol-acid reductoisomerase, producing the protein MKVFYDKDCDLSIIQGKKVAVIGYGSQGHAHACNLKDSGVDVTVGLRAGSPSVAKAEAHGLKVDNVAAAVAAADVVMILTPDEFQGSLYRDEIEPNLKKGATLAFAHGFSIHYNQVVPRADLDVIMIAPKAPGHTVRSEFVKGGGIPDLIAIYQDASGNAKNVALSYASGVGGGRTGIIETTFKDETETDLFGEQAVLCGGCVELVKAGFETLVEAGYAPEMAYFECLHELKLIVDLMFEGGIANMNYSISNNAEYGEYVTGPEIINAESRAAMRNALKRIQDGEYAKMFITEGASNYPSMTAYRRNDAAHGIEVVGEKLRSMMPWIAANKIVDKSKN; encoded by the coding sequence ATGAAAGTTTTCTACGATAAAGATTGCGACCTCTCCATCATCCAGGGCAAAAAGGTTGCGGTCATTGGCTACGGCTCCCAGGGCCATGCTCACGCTTGCAACCTGAAGGATTCCGGCGTCGACGTGACTGTCGGTCTGCGCGCAGGCTCCCCGTCGGTGGCTAAGGCCGAAGCCCACGGCCTGAAGGTCGATAACGTTGCTGCTGCCGTTGCTGCTGCCGATGTGGTGATGATCCTCACCCCCGATGAATTCCAGGGCAGCCTGTATCGTGACGAGATCGAGCCGAACCTGAAGAAGGGCGCCACCCTGGCGTTCGCTCATGGCTTCTCGATCCATTACAACCAAGTCGTGCCGCGTGCTGATCTCGACGTGATCATGATCGCGCCGAAGGCTCCAGGCCACACCGTACGCTCCGAGTTCGTCAAAGGTGGCGGCATCCCCGACCTGATCGCCATTTACCAGGATGCATCGGGTAACGCCAAGAACGTCGCGCTTTCTTACGCCTCGGGTGTCGGCGGTGGCCGTACCGGGATCATCGAAACCACCTTCAAGGATGAGACCGAAACTGACCTGTTCGGCGAGCAGGCCGTTCTGTGTGGTGGTTGCGTGGAGTTGGTCAAAGCCGGTTTCGAAACGCTGGTCGAAGCAGGCTACGCGCCGGAAATGGCTTACTTCGAGTGCCTGCACGAGCTGAAGTTGATCGTCGACCTGATGTTCGAAGGCGGCATCGCCAACATGAACTACTCGATCTCCAACAACGCCGAGTACGGTGAGTACGTGACTGGCCCGGAGATCATCAACGCTGAATCTCGCGCCGCAATGCGCAATGCACTCAAGCGTATTCAGGACGGCGAGTACGCCAAGATGTTCATCACCGAAGGCGCTTCCAACTATCCATCGATGACGGCCTATCGCCGCAACGATGCCGCTCACGGCATCGAAGTGGTCGGTGAGAAGCTGCGTTCCATGATGCCTTGGATCGCTGCTAACAAGATCGTGGACAAGAGCAAGAACTGA
- the ilvN gene encoding acetolactate synthase small subunit, with protein MRHIISLLMENEPGALSRVVGLFSQRNYNIESLTVAPTEDPTLSRLTLTTVGHEEVIEQITKNLNKLIEVVKLVDLSESAHIERELMLIKVKATGAQRAEVKRTTDIFRGQIVDVTANVYTIQLAGTTDKLDSFIQAVGTASILEVVRSGVTGISRGDKVLSI; from the coding sequence ATGAGACACATCATTTCCCTGCTGATGGAAAACGAACCAGGTGCCCTGTCCCGTGTGGTTGGTCTGTTCTCCCAGCGCAACTACAACATCGAAAGCCTGACCGTCGCACCGACCGAAGATCCGACCCTGTCGCGCCTGACGCTGACCACCGTTGGCCACGAGGAGGTGATCGAGCAGATCACCAAGAATCTCAACAAGCTGATCGAGGTGGTCAAGCTGGTGGATCTGTCGGAAAGCGCGCACATCGAGCGCGAGCTGATGCTGATAAAGGTGAAGGCCACCGGGGCGCAGCGCGCGGAGGTCAAGCGCACCACGGACATCTTCCGAGGCCAGATCGTCGATGTGACGGCCAACGTGTACACCATCCAGTTGGCCGGTACGACCGACAAGCTGGACAGTTTCATCCAGGCCGTCGGTACCGCGTCGATCCTGGAAGTCGTGCGCAGCGGTGTCACCGGAATTTCCCGTGGCGACAAAGTGCTGAGCATCTGA
- a CDS encoding acetolactate synthase 3 large subunit, with amino-acid sequence MELLSGAEMVVRFLRDEGVKYIYGYPGGALLHIYDALFKEKEVTHILVRHEQAATHMADGYARATGKAGVVLVTSGPGATNAITGIATAYMDSIPMVVISGQVASNMVGTDAFQETDMIGISRPIVKHSFMIKHPSEIPEVMKKAFYLAQSGRPGPVVVDIPKDMTNPADKFEYVYPKKAKLRSYSPAVRGHSGQIRKAAELLLAAKRPIIYAGGGVVMGGASPQLTELAKMLNLPVTNTLMGLGCYPGSDRQFVGMLGMHGSYTANLAMHHSDVILAVGARFDDRVINGATKFCPNAKIIHIDIDPASISKTIKADIPIVGPVDSVLTEMVAIVKEIGQTPNADTVASWWKQIEEWRGNRGLFPYDKGDGTIIKPQAVIETLCDVTNGEAYVASDVGQHQMFAAQYYRYDKPNRWLNSGGLGTMGFGFPAAMGAKLNFPEADVACVTGEGSIQMNIQELSTCLQYDLPVKIINLNNGALGMVRQWQDMMYDSRYSHSYMESLPDFVKLVEAYGHVGMRITDLKDLKPKMEEAFAMKDRLVFLDIAVDTSEHVYPMQIKDGAMRDMWLSKTERT; translated from the coding sequence GTGGAACTTTTATCCGGCGCTGAAATGGTCGTCCGCTTCTTGCGTGACGAAGGCGTTAAGTACATCTACGGTTATCCGGGCGGCGCCTTGCTGCACATCTATGATGCGCTGTTCAAGGAAAAGGAAGTCACGCACATCCTCGTTCGCCATGAGCAAGCCGCTACTCACATGGCAGACGGCTATGCGCGCGCTACCGGCAAGGCGGGTGTTGTCCTGGTGACCTCCGGTCCGGGCGCAACCAATGCCATCACCGGCATCGCTACCGCCTACATGGACTCGATTCCAATGGTAGTGATCTCCGGTCAGGTCGCCAGCAACATGGTCGGCACCGACGCCTTCCAGGAAACTGACATGATCGGCATCTCCCGACCGATCGTTAAGCACAGCTTCATGATCAAGCATCCTTCGGAGATTCCCGAAGTGATGAAGAAGGCGTTTTACCTGGCTCAGTCTGGCCGCCCTGGCCCGGTTGTCGTTGACATTCCGAAGGACATGACCAATCCCGCCGATAAGTTCGAATACGTCTATCCGAAAAAGGCCAAGCTGCGCTCCTACAGCCCAGCGGTACGCGGCCATTCGGGACAGATCCGCAAAGCAGCGGAATTGCTGTTGGCGGCCAAGCGCCCGATCATCTACGCCGGTGGTGGTGTGGTCATGGGGGGCGCATCGCCACAGCTCACCGAGCTGGCGAAAATGCTCAACCTGCCGGTGACGAACACGCTGATGGGGCTCGGCTGCTATCCGGGCAGTGATCGTCAGTTCGTCGGCATGCTCGGCATGCATGGTAGCTACACCGCGAACCTGGCGATGCATCATTCCGATGTGATTCTGGCGGTGGGCGCGCGCTTCGATGATCGAGTGATCAATGGGGCAACTAAGTTCTGCCCGAATGCCAAGATCATCCATATCGATATCGATCCGGCCTCGATTTCCAAGACCATCAAAGCTGACATCCCGATTGTTGGCCCGGTGGATAGCGTCCTCACAGAGATGGTTGCGATCGTCAAGGAGATCGGTCAGACGCCAAACGCCGATACCGTTGCCAGCTGGTGGAAGCAGATCGAGGAGTGGCGCGGCAACCGCGGCCTGTTCCCTTATGACAAGGGCGACGGCACCATCATCAAGCCGCAGGCAGTCATCGAAACCCTTTGCGACGTGACCAACGGCGAGGCTTACGTCGCCTCAGATGTTGGCCAGCATCAGATGTTCGCAGCGCAGTATTACCGATACGACAAACCCAACCGCTGGCTCAACTCAGGCGGTCTCGGCACGATGGGGTTCGGCTTTCCTGCTGCCATGGGTGCCAAGCTCAACTTCCCCGAGGCTGATGTTGCTTGCGTAACTGGTGAAGGCAGCATCCAGATGAACATCCAGGAGCTGTCGACCTGCCTGCAGTACGACCTGCCGGTCAAGATCATCAATCTCAACAACGGTGCGCTGGGAATGGTCCGCCAGTGGCAGGACATGATGTATGACAGCCGCTACTCGCATTCCTACATGGAGTCCTTGCCTGACTTCGTCAAGCTGGTCGAGGCCTATGGGCATGTGGGAATGCGCATCACCGACCTGAAAGATCTCAAGCCGAAGATGGAAGAGGCGTTCGCCATGAAGGATCGCCTGGTCTTCCTCGATATCGCCGTCGATACCAGCGAGCACGTATATCCGATGCAGATCAAAGACGGCGCGATGCGCGACATGTGGCTCAGCAAGACGGAGCGGACCTGA
- a CDS encoding DUF4124 domain-containing protein → MRLTILAGGLLLALSSSVMASQVYKWVDAQGVTHFGAQPPQGQSVETLNTATPPPRPAAATTATPEEPEPSGESEQRKIDRQVKQQVAEQETERQRYCTTLRTNLAQLQNNPRVRMEEKGEMRRLNEEERQARISETQQKITDTCD, encoded by the coding sequence ATGCGTTTGACGATTCTCGCGGGCGGTCTGCTGCTTGCATTGAGCAGCAGTGTCATGGCCAGCCAGGTTTACAAGTGGGTGGATGCCCAAGGTGTTACCCATTTCGGCGCTCAGCCGCCACAGGGCCAATCCGTCGAAACGCTCAATACCGCGACTCCACCACCCAGGCCTGCCGCAGCAACGACAGCAACGCCTGAAGAGCCCGAGCCGTCGGGAGAATCCGAACAACGCAAGATTGATCGCCAGGTGAAGCAACAGGTGGCTGAGCAGGAAACAGAACGGCAACGCTACTGTACGACGCTGCGGACCAATCTGGCGCAACTGCAGAACAATCCACGAGTGCGCATGGAAGAGAAAGGTGAAATGCGCCGGCTAAACGAAGAAGAACGTCAGGCGCGCATCAGCGAGACCCAACAGAAAATCACTGACACCTGCGACTGA
- a CDS encoding YqcC family protein, producing MDCRIAELADQLLLIERELRVHDLWASSPPDAQALASQEPFCVDTLSFEQWLQWIFLPRMKTILERGEALPTVSGILAMAEVVYRGRSQQMAGLLRALETFDVLISRGEE from the coding sequence ATGGACTGTCGCATCGCCGAGTTGGCTGACCAGTTATTGCTTATAGAACGTGAGTTGCGGGTGCATGACCTATGGGCTTCGTCGCCTCCGGATGCTCAGGCGCTCGCCAGCCAAGAGCCGTTCTGCGTCGATACGCTATCGTTCGAGCAGTGGCTACAATGGATTTTTCTGCCGCGGATGAAGACCATCCTGGAGCGCGGCGAGGCGCTTCCCACCGTTTCCGGTATTCTGGCGATGGCCGAGGTGGTCTATCGGGGGCGGTCACAGCAAATGGCCGGTCTGCTGCGGGCGCTGGAAACCTTCGATGTGCTGATCAGCCGCGGCGAAGAGTAA
- a CDS encoding tetratricopeptide repeat protein, translating to MMVVAIAALVQGCATVKRGAIPVVDSGAPVSEEVSARQPYRATGPSLSTAQPAQDASVMVMVPQQNSEPLQTFAAPDAAFSGTSDPVPGAPGQWSAPQPAPAPASAPSQSMPSGIPSNSGTLSADERLDGPVLALLTTAQQQQGGGDLNGAASSLERAQRIAPREPQVLYRLAQVRLAQGDAVQAEQLSRRGLSYASGRPALQASLWELIAQARERQGNAAGAAQARERAKVAM from the coding sequence ATGATGGTTGTGGCGATCGCTGCGCTGGTGCAGGGGTGTGCAACGGTAAAGCGAGGGGCGATACCCGTCGTCGATTCGGGTGCGCCGGTGTCCGAGGAGGTCTCGGCGCGGCAGCCTTATCGAGCTACTGGTCCTTCTCTTTCCACCGCGCAGCCTGCACAAGATGCAAGCGTCATGGTCATGGTGCCGCAGCAGAATTCGGAGCCATTACAGACCTTCGCAGCGCCGGATGCTGCGTTCTCCGGGACTTCGGATCCGGTGCCGGGCGCGCCTGGGCAGTGGAGTGCTCCTCAACCGGCTCCAGCGCCGGCATCAGCACCAAGCCAGTCCATGCCGAGCGGCATTCCGTCGAATAGCGGAACGCTGTCGGCTGACGAGCGGCTTGATGGGCCGGTATTGGCGTTACTCACTACGGCTCAACAACAACAAGGCGGAGGCGACCTGAACGGTGCGGCGTCCAGTCTTGAACGCGCCCAGCGGATTGCGCCTCGGGAGCCCCAGGTGCTTTATCGCCTGGCCCAGGTGCGCCTGGCTCAAGGCGATGCCGTGCAGGCCGAGCAGCTATCTCGCCGAGGTTTGAGTTATGCCAGCGGCCGTCCTGCGCTGCAAGCGAGTCTGTGGGAGCTGATCGCTCAAGCGCGTGAGCGCCAGGGTAATGCAGCGGGCGCTGCACAGGCTCGCGAGCGGGCCAAGGTGGCTATGTGA